One region of Vidua macroura isolate BioBank_ID:100142 chromosome 21, ASM2450914v1, whole genome shotgun sequence genomic DNA includes:
- the SNAPC4 gene encoding snRNA-activating protein complex subunit 4 isoform X2, with protein MSRGPGPAGPLRSPQGLDLDAEREKIRREIEQLERSLQPGGAEIQLALSDSSLSSDGDEEDDDDEDSYAEMEVEVEEDSSDDDDDDIESLPQDPDTCLQMNHVYQDVVKEKIEEVELLIAQNREQQKEIVCELHGSKTTKAGDGRNLAANVFLGHFMKPYFKDKITGIGPPANEEAKEKAAQGIKSFEQLHSAKWKAAEKTLLQKSVVSDRLQRLLQPKLLKLSYWNQKLEKIKTDIERETLEKQIKDLEQEIEAINQLPESDLIGNRFDEHDWDKISNIHFDGQRNSEELRKFWQNWEHPSINKNEWTEEELERLKQIAAEHNYLDWQTIAQELGTNRTPFQCLQKYQLCNKDLKRKEWTKEEDQMLLELVQEMRVGSHIPYKKIAYYMEGRDSAQLIYRWTKSVDPSLRKGPWTAEEDAMLMAAVNKYGEKGWYKIRTEVPGRSDAQCRDRYLKALHWDVKKGKWSLQEEEQLIELVQKHGLGCWSKIASELPHRTGAQCQSKWKFMIGSKKRSGATKRRHAESSSPSECSSEEDMELADSSEEEKVTSTTRKEESAVPSIDLWIPTGMDIKGSTRERHQIQSLLSAARAGAGSSCCDVPGAGCDGDRAADKSSELSTLLRGITNAYSTDVLVKNPAEVMAKASQCGKHMLQVSLEEVRAILKNNTSFQRKLMLRPPVSLLAKAPGVAAAVDQDVQGLPRGARRHWRRLSLDRKLLMAVTPWVGNVLLPRTLQAGRMAFHQTKAAAIHEKVKSVSLTSTPLFALLIQLFQIDTKGCMKIIKERQLRQLELLKANTRSPQQASQNTETSSGNSSQACSQKNSQQGIPKSAGRKPPALRAGASPTGALESCAPAVQGAPPAQGQRHKPKTVSELLQEKRLRAYQAKAAMLRTVLVAPQVLVSGPLIIQHPPQQIIPSAQAGSTPAAAAGTHSQVQGSPVPTRTSAAGSASAPVPEKHSSAVPATGESPGCSQRTDLQSSKELKKEVLESSPGGGVSPGVSPAAAEKAPDQGGRNGQVTASSSVSAVLQNQVFVPHQITVVALGLESGTNKLSLSTPVTCELKSNGPQQRPVSLLPALVTPQAASPVIPNSILPFKWVVTPQGLLHSVVQTVVGVPQGMPAAAGGSQGQTAVTSNGNVSALGGTPVPAETNPPHPSSAKTKGPSSQLAGVPLGKAADQSTILLPVTSVSPGCTTSSVSAVSPTCSAGSSTAPDSSAAPAAPPAASPALCAVVLPQTQPPASTQGSDSQPVPSLSCLGRSSDSITTNGSSSNPGSIRGVVLCPGAAAPHSNVPGSSACFGAQALRNRPIASKPPSADVPPQPSTSRAEKNLLDFSLISLEDQGLVKEWMSGKQGVQVPSLQTRLPYLPPFLCSIKTLSKLLLQKAALEKQAASLLPSEASGNGGTGDVFHAIGELVQQKLGDNPAYLLLKARFLSAFTLPAVLATLPPPKVTTTLSGIGKQLEESDDEEWQSEKNVFELIGLQEHWRLGDEPGDKDADLLNQGMGAEESPAQSAWGSCTDVADARAPQSRRSARFRKRRRI; from the exons ATGTcccgcgggccgggcccggccgggccccTCCGCTCCCCACAGGGCCTCGACCTGGATGCGGAGCGGGAGAAGATCCGCCGCGAGATCGAGCAGCTGGAGCGCAGCCTGCAGCCCGGCGGGGCCGAGATCCAGCTGGCCCTGTCCGACTCCAGCCTCAGCTCCG ATGGTGATgaagaagatgatgatgatgaagattCTTATGCTGAAATG GAAGTGGAAGTGGAAGAAGACAgcagtgatgatgatgatgatgatattGAAAGCCTGCCCCAGGATCCAGACACCTGCCTGCAGATGAACCATGTGTACCAGGACGTTGTCAAGGAAAAGATTGAGGAGGTGGAGCTGCTCATTGCACAAAACAGAGAACAGCAG AAGGAAATCGTGTGTGAGCTTCATGGTTCAAAAACAACCAAGGCAGGAGATGGCAGAAATCTAGCAGCAAATGTGTTTTTGGGTCATTTCATGAAGCCATACTTCAAGGATAAAATAACAGGAATT GGCCCTCCTGCCAATGAAGAGGCCAAGGAAAAGGCAGCTCAGGGCATAAAATCCTTTGAACAGCTGCATTCAGCCAAGT GGAAAGCTGCAGAGAAGACGCTGCTGCAGAAATCCGTGGTGAGCGACCGCCTGCAGCGCCTGCTCCAGCCAAAGCTGCTCAA GTTGAGTTATTGGAATCAGAAACTGGAGAAAATCAAGACTGACATAGAAAGAGAGACCTTGGAAAAGCAAATCAAAGACTTGGAGCAAGAAATAGAAGCAATTAA CCAACTCCCAGAAAGTGACTTAATAGGAAACAGATTCGATGAGCACGACTGGGACAAAATTTCAAACATCCAT tttgatgGACAACGTAACTCAGAAGAACTGAGGAAGTTTTGGCAAAATTGGGAGCATCCAAGTATCAACAAAAACGAATGGACTGAGGAGGAACTGGAGAGGCTGAAGCAGATAGCTGCTGAACACAACTACCTGGACTGGCAGACCAttgcccaggagctgggg ACAAACAGGACACCTTTCCAGTGCTTGCAGAAATACCAACTCTGTAACAaagatttaaaaaggaaagaatggaCCAAGGAGGAGGATCAGATGCTTTTAGAGCTTGTTCAAGAGATGAGAGTGGGAAGCCATATCCCATACAAGAAAA TTGCTTATTACATGGAAGGAAGAGATTCTGCTCAGCTGATTTACCGCTGGACAAAGAGTGTGGACCCCAGCTTGAGGAAAGGACCCTGGACAGCAGAGGAAGATGCT ATGCTGATGGCTGCAGTTAACAAGTACGGGGAGAAGGGCTGGTACAAAATCCGGACGGAAGTGCCGGGCAGGAGCGACGCCCAGTGCCGGGACCG gtatttaaaagcaTTGCACTGGGATGTAAAGAAAGGCAAGTGGAGCTtgcaggaagaggagcagctgaTTGAACTGGTTCAAAAGCACGGCCTGG GTTGCTGGAGTAAAATAGCTTCAGAGCTGCCACATCGGACTGGTGCCCAATGCCAGAGCAAGTGGAAATTCATGATTGGCTCTAAG AAAAGATCTGGGGCAACCAAACGGCGCCACGCTGAGAGCTCCAGCCCTTCAGAGTGCAGCAGTGAGGAGGACATGGAGCTGGCAGACAGctcagaggaggagaaggtgacCAGCACCACGAGAAAGGAGGAGTCTGCAGTCCCCAGCATTGACCTGTGGATACCAACAGGGATGGACATCAAGGGGTCAACCAGAGAGAGACACCAAATCCAatccctcctctctgctgccagggctggcgcagggagcagctgctgtgatgTTCCAGGGGCAGGGTGTGATGGAGACAGAGCTGCTGATAAATCATCTGAGCTGAGCACCCTGCTGAGGGGCATTACAAACGCCTATTCCACAGATGTGCTGGTGAAGAATCCAGCAGAAGTGATGGCCAAG GCTTCCCAGTGTGGAAAACACATGCTGCAGGTCAGCCTGGAGGAAGTGAGAGCAATATTAAAGAACAACACGAGCTTCCAGAGGAAACTG ATGCTAAGACCTCCTGTCAGCCTTTTAGCCAAGGCCCctggagtggctgcagctgttgACCAGGAtgtgcaggggctgcccaggggagcTCGGCGCCACTGGAGGAGGCTGAGCCTGGACAGGAAGCTGCTGATGGCAGTGACCCCTTGGGTGGGCAATGTGCTGCTGCCCCGCACCTTGCAGGCTGGGAGGATGGCTTTCCACCAGACAAAAG ctgctgctatTCACGAGAAGGTTAAGTCAGTCAGTCTCACCAGCACTCCCCTGTTTGCACTGCTCATTCAG CTCTTCCAGATTGATACCAAAGGCTGTATGAAGATTATTAAGGAGAGGCAGCTGAGGCAGTTGGAGCTGCTTAAGGCTAATACAAGGAGCCCTCAGCAG GCTTCCCAAAATACAGAGACTTCTTCAG GCAACTCATCCCAAGCTTGCTCTCAGAAGAATTCCCAACAGGGCATCCCAAAGAGTGCTGGCAGGAAACCTCCTGCCTTGAGAGCAGGGGCCAGCCCCACTGGTGCCTTGGAgagctgtgccccagctgtgcagggagctcccccagcccaggggcaAAGGCACAAGCCCAAAACTGTCTCGGAATTGCTGCAAGAGAAACGTTTGAGGGCGTACCAGGCCAAGGCAGCCATGCTGAGGACAGTGCTGGTTGCCCCACAAGTGCTGGTTTCAGGGCCTTTGATAATCCAGCACCCACCACAGCAAATCATTCCCTCTGCACAAGCAGGGAgcacacctgcagcagctgctgggacacaTAGCCAAGTACAGGGTTCACCAGTGCCCACAAGGACTTCTGCTGCAGGTTCTGCTTCTGCTCCTGTGCCTGAAAAGCAttcctcagcagtgccagcaactggggagagccctggctgctcaCAAAGGACAGATCTACAGTCAAGTAAGGAACTAAAAAAGGAAGTTCTGGAAAGCAGCCCTGGAGGAGGGGTTTCTCCAGGTGTGagtccagctgcagcagagaaggcCCCAGACCAGGGAGGGCGCAATGGTCaggtcacagccagcagctcagtTTCAGCAGTGTTGCAAAACCAGGTTTTTGTGCCTCACCAGATCACAGTGGTGGCTCTTGGCCTGGAGTCTGGCACCAATAAATTGTCCCTTTCCACACCAGTCACCTGTGAGCTGAAGAGTAACGGGCCACAGCAGAGGCCAGTcagcctgctgcctgctcttgtCACTCCACAGGCTGCTTCTCCTGTGATTCCCAACAGCATCCTGCCCTTCAAGTGGGTTGTAACTCCCCAGGGTCTGCTCCACAGTGTTGTGCAGACTGTGGTGGGTGTTCCCCAGGGaatgccagctgctgctgggggaagtCAGGGTCAGACAGCTGTGACTTCCAATGGCAATGTCTCTGCTTTGGGAGGGACTCCTGTACCAGCTGAAACAAATCCACCTCACCCCAGCAGTGCAAAGACAAAAGGGCCAAGTTCCCAGCTGGCAGGAGTTCCTTTGGGAAAGGCAGCTGACCAATCCACAATTCTCTTACCTGTGACCTCGGTGAGTCCTGGATGCACCACATCCAGTGTTTCTGCTGTAAGCCCTACGTGTTCAGCTGGCTCCTCCACGGCTCCAGactcctctgcagctccagctgcccctccagctgccagcccagccctgtgtgctgtGGTGCTGCCCCAAACACAGCCCCCTGCCAGCACTCAGGGCTCTGattcccagcctgtgcccagtCTCAGCTGCTTGGGAAGGAGCAGTGACTCCATCACAACAAACGGATCATCCTCCAATCCAGGCAGCATCAGAGGGGTTGTGCTCtgtccaggagctgcagctcctcacagcaaTGTCCCAGGGAGCTCTGCCTGCTTTGGTGCCCAGGCACTGAGGAACAGACCCATTGCCTCCAAACCACCGAGTGCTGACGTCCCTCCCCAGCCAAGCACCTCCCGTGCAGAGAAGAATCTCCTTGACTTCAGCCTGATCTCCCTGGAGGACCAGGGGCTGGTGAAGGAGTGGATGAGTGGGAAACAAGGGGTTCAGGTGCCATCACTGCAGACCAGGCTGCCTTATCTGCctcctttcctctgcagcaTAAAAACCCTCTCAAAGCTCCttctgcagaaagcagctctggagaaaCAAGCAGCCTCTCTCCTGCCCTCTGAGGCCAGTGGGaatgggggcactggggatgTTTTCCATGCTATTGGAGAACTGGTGCAGCAGAAACTGGGTGATAACCCTGCTTACCTCCTGCTGAAAGCCAGATTCCTGTCAGCCTTCACACTCCCAGCTGTCCTGGCAACTCTGCCTCCTCCCAAAGTGACAACAACTCTGTCAGGCATCGGGAAACAACTTGAGGAGAGTGATGACGAGGAGTGGCAGAgtgagaaaaatgtgtttgaattAATAGGCCTACAGGAGCACTGGAGACTTGGGGATGAGCCTGGAGACAAAGATGCTGATTTACTAAATCAG GGCATGGGGGCCGAGGAGAGCCCTGCTCAGTCTGCCTGGGGCTCCTGCACTGATGTGGCTGATGCCAGAGCTCCCCAAAGCAGGAGAAGTGCCCGCttcaggaagaggaggaggatatGA
- the SNAPC4 gene encoding snRNA-activating protein complex subunit 4 isoform X1, protein MSRGPGPAGPLRSPQGLDLDAEREKIRREIEQLERSLQPGGAEIQLALSDSSLSSDGDEEDDDDEDSYAEMEVEVEEDSSDDDDDDIESLPQDPDTCLQMNHVYQDVVKEKIEEVELLIAQNREQQKEIVCELHGSKTTKAGDGRNLAANVFLGHFMKPYFKDKITGIGPPANEEAKEKAAQGIKSFEQLHSAKWKAAEKTLLQKSVVSDRLQRLLQPKLLKLSYWNQKLEKIKTDIERETLEKQIKDLEQEIEAINQLPESDLIGNRFDEHDWDKISNIHFDGQRNSEELRKFWQNWEHPSINKNEWTEEELERLKQIAAEHNYLDWQTIAQELGTNRTPFQCLQKYQLCNKDLKRKEWTKEEDQMLLELVQEMRVGSHIPYKKIAYYMEGRDSAQLIYRWTKSVDPSLRKGPWTAEEDAMLMAAVNKYGEKGWYKIRTEVPGRSDAQCRDRYLKALHWDVKKGKWSLQEEEQLIELVQKHGLGCWSKIASELPHRTGAQCQSKWKFMIGSKKKRSGATKRRHAESSSPSECSSEEDMELADSSEEEKVTSTTRKEESAVPSIDLWIPTGMDIKGSTRERHQIQSLLSAARAGAGSSCCDVPGAGCDGDRAADKSSELSTLLRGITNAYSTDVLVKNPAEVMAKASQCGKHMLQVSLEEVRAILKNNTSFQRKLMLRPPVSLLAKAPGVAAAVDQDVQGLPRGARRHWRRLSLDRKLLMAVTPWVGNVLLPRTLQAGRMAFHQTKAAAIHEKVKSVSLTSTPLFALLIQLFQIDTKGCMKIIKERQLRQLELLKANTRSPQQASQNTETSSGNSSQACSQKNSQQGIPKSAGRKPPALRAGASPTGALESCAPAVQGAPPAQGQRHKPKTVSELLQEKRLRAYQAKAAMLRTVLVAPQVLVSGPLIIQHPPQQIIPSAQAGSTPAAAAGTHSQVQGSPVPTRTSAAGSASAPVPEKHSSAVPATGESPGCSQRTDLQSSKELKKEVLESSPGGGVSPGVSPAAAEKAPDQGGRNGQVTASSSVSAVLQNQVFVPHQITVVALGLESGTNKLSLSTPVTCELKSNGPQQRPVSLLPALVTPQAASPVIPNSILPFKWVVTPQGLLHSVVQTVVGVPQGMPAAAGGSQGQTAVTSNGNVSALGGTPVPAETNPPHPSSAKTKGPSSQLAGVPLGKAADQSTILLPVTSVSPGCTTSSVSAVSPTCSAGSSTAPDSSAAPAAPPAASPALCAVVLPQTQPPASTQGSDSQPVPSLSCLGRSSDSITTNGSSSNPGSIRGVVLCPGAAAPHSNVPGSSACFGAQALRNRPIASKPPSADVPPQPSTSRAEKNLLDFSLISLEDQGLVKEWMSGKQGVQVPSLQTRLPYLPPFLCSIKTLSKLLLQKAALEKQAASLLPSEASGNGGTGDVFHAIGELVQQKLGDNPAYLLLKARFLSAFTLPAVLATLPPPKVTTTLSGIGKQLEESDDEEWQSEKNVFELIGLQEHWRLGDEPGDKDADLLNQGMGAEESPAQSAWGSCTDVADARAPQSRRSARFRKRRRI, encoded by the exons ATGTcccgcgggccgggcccggccgggccccTCCGCTCCCCACAGGGCCTCGACCTGGATGCGGAGCGGGAGAAGATCCGCCGCGAGATCGAGCAGCTGGAGCGCAGCCTGCAGCCCGGCGGGGCCGAGATCCAGCTGGCCCTGTCCGACTCCAGCCTCAGCTCCG ATGGTGATgaagaagatgatgatgatgaagattCTTATGCTGAAATG GAAGTGGAAGTGGAAGAAGACAgcagtgatgatgatgatgatgatattGAAAGCCTGCCCCAGGATCCAGACACCTGCCTGCAGATGAACCATGTGTACCAGGACGTTGTCAAGGAAAAGATTGAGGAGGTGGAGCTGCTCATTGCACAAAACAGAGAACAGCAG AAGGAAATCGTGTGTGAGCTTCATGGTTCAAAAACAACCAAGGCAGGAGATGGCAGAAATCTAGCAGCAAATGTGTTTTTGGGTCATTTCATGAAGCCATACTTCAAGGATAAAATAACAGGAATT GGCCCTCCTGCCAATGAAGAGGCCAAGGAAAAGGCAGCTCAGGGCATAAAATCCTTTGAACAGCTGCATTCAGCCAAGT GGAAAGCTGCAGAGAAGACGCTGCTGCAGAAATCCGTGGTGAGCGACCGCCTGCAGCGCCTGCTCCAGCCAAAGCTGCTCAA GTTGAGTTATTGGAATCAGAAACTGGAGAAAATCAAGACTGACATAGAAAGAGAGACCTTGGAAAAGCAAATCAAAGACTTGGAGCAAGAAATAGAAGCAATTAA CCAACTCCCAGAAAGTGACTTAATAGGAAACAGATTCGATGAGCACGACTGGGACAAAATTTCAAACATCCAT tttgatgGACAACGTAACTCAGAAGAACTGAGGAAGTTTTGGCAAAATTGGGAGCATCCAAGTATCAACAAAAACGAATGGACTGAGGAGGAACTGGAGAGGCTGAAGCAGATAGCTGCTGAACACAACTACCTGGACTGGCAGACCAttgcccaggagctgggg ACAAACAGGACACCTTTCCAGTGCTTGCAGAAATACCAACTCTGTAACAaagatttaaaaaggaaagaatggaCCAAGGAGGAGGATCAGATGCTTTTAGAGCTTGTTCAAGAGATGAGAGTGGGAAGCCATATCCCATACAAGAAAA TTGCTTATTACATGGAAGGAAGAGATTCTGCTCAGCTGATTTACCGCTGGACAAAGAGTGTGGACCCCAGCTTGAGGAAAGGACCCTGGACAGCAGAGGAAGATGCT ATGCTGATGGCTGCAGTTAACAAGTACGGGGAGAAGGGCTGGTACAAAATCCGGACGGAAGTGCCGGGCAGGAGCGACGCCCAGTGCCGGGACCG gtatttaaaagcaTTGCACTGGGATGTAAAGAAAGGCAAGTGGAGCTtgcaggaagaggagcagctgaTTGAACTGGTTCAAAAGCACGGCCTGG GTTGCTGGAGTAAAATAGCTTCAGAGCTGCCACATCGGACTGGTGCCCAATGCCAGAGCAAGTGGAAATTCATGATTGGCTCTAAG AAGAAAAGATCTGGGGCAACCAAACGGCGCCACGCTGAGAGCTCCAGCCCTTCAGAGTGCAGCAGTGAGGAGGACATGGAGCTGGCAGACAGctcagaggaggagaaggtgacCAGCACCACGAGAAAGGAGGAGTCTGCAGTCCCCAGCATTGACCTGTGGATACCAACAGGGATGGACATCAAGGGGTCAACCAGAGAGAGACACCAAATCCAatccctcctctctgctgccagggctggcgcagggagcagctgctgtgatgTTCCAGGGGCAGGGTGTGATGGAGACAGAGCTGCTGATAAATCATCTGAGCTGAGCACCCTGCTGAGGGGCATTACAAACGCCTATTCCACAGATGTGCTGGTGAAGAATCCAGCAGAAGTGATGGCCAAG GCTTCCCAGTGTGGAAAACACATGCTGCAGGTCAGCCTGGAGGAAGTGAGAGCAATATTAAAGAACAACACGAGCTTCCAGAGGAAACTG ATGCTAAGACCTCCTGTCAGCCTTTTAGCCAAGGCCCctggagtggctgcagctgttgACCAGGAtgtgcaggggctgcccaggggagcTCGGCGCCACTGGAGGAGGCTGAGCCTGGACAGGAAGCTGCTGATGGCAGTGACCCCTTGGGTGGGCAATGTGCTGCTGCCCCGCACCTTGCAGGCTGGGAGGATGGCTTTCCACCAGACAAAAG ctgctgctatTCACGAGAAGGTTAAGTCAGTCAGTCTCACCAGCACTCCCCTGTTTGCACTGCTCATTCAG CTCTTCCAGATTGATACCAAAGGCTGTATGAAGATTATTAAGGAGAGGCAGCTGAGGCAGTTGGAGCTGCTTAAGGCTAATACAAGGAGCCCTCAGCAG GCTTCCCAAAATACAGAGACTTCTTCAG GCAACTCATCCCAAGCTTGCTCTCAGAAGAATTCCCAACAGGGCATCCCAAAGAGTGCTGGCAGGAAACCTCCTGCCTTGAGAGCAGGGGCCAGCCCCACTGGTGCCTTGGAgagctgtgccccagctgtgcagggagctcccccagcccaggggcaAAGGCACAAGCCCAAAACTGTCTCGGAATTGCTGCAAGAGAAACGTTTGAGGGCGTACCAGGCCAAGGCAGCCATGCTGAGGACAGTGCTGGTTGCCCCACAAGTGCTGGTTTCAGGGCCTTTGATAATCCAGCACCCACCACAGCAAATCATTCCCTCTGCACAAGCAGGGAgcacacctgcagcagctgctgggacacaTAGCCAAGTACAGGGTTCACCAGTGCCCACAAGGACTTCTGCTGCAGGTTCTGCTTCTGCTCCTGTGCCTGAAAAGCAttcctcagcagtgccagcaactggggagagccctggctgctcaCAAAGGACAGATCTACAGTCAAGTAAGGAACTAAAAAAGGAAGTTCTGGAAAGCAGCCCTGGAGGAGGGGTTTCTCCAGGTGTGagtccagctgcagcagagaaggcCCCAGACCAGGGAGGGCGCAATGGTCaggtcacagccagcagctcagtTTCAGCAGTGTTGCAAAACCAGGTTTTTGTGCCTCACCAGATCACAGTGGTGGCTCTTGGCCTGGAGTCTGGCACCAATAAATTGTCCCTTTCCACACCAGTCACCTGTGAGCTGAAGAGTAACGGGCCACAGCAGAGGCCAGTcagcctgctgcctgctcttgtCACTCCACAGGCTGCTTCTCCTGTGATTCCCAACAGCATCCTGCCCTTCAAGTGGGTTGTAACTCCCCAGGGTCTGCTCCACAGTGTTGTGCAGACTGTGGTGGGTGTTCCCCAGGGaatgccagctgctgctgggggaagtCAGGGTCAGACAGCTGTGACTTCCAATGGCAATGTCTCTGCTTTGGGAGGGACTCCTGTACCAGCTGAAACAAATCCACCTCACCCCAGCAGTGCAAAGACAAAAGGGCCAAGTTCCCAGCTGGCAGGAGTTCCTTTGGGAAAGGCAGCTGACCAATCCACAATTCTCTTACCTGTGACCTCGGTGAGTCCTGGATGCACCACATCCAGTGTTTCTGCTGTAAGCCCTACGTGTTCAGCTGGCTCCTCCACGGCTCCAGactcctctgcagctccagctgcccctccagctgccagcccagccctgtgtgctgtGGTGCTGCCCCAAACACAGCCCCCTGCCAGCACTCAGGGCTCTGattcccagcctgtgcccagtCTCAGCTGCTTGGGAAGGAGCAGTGACTCCATCACAACAAACGGATCATCCTCCAATCCAGGCAGCATCAGAGGGGTTGTGCTCtgtccaggagctgcagctcctcacagcaaTGTCCCAGGGAGCTCTGCCTGCTTTGGTGCCCAGGCACTGAGGAACAGACCCATTGCCTCCAAACCACCGAGTGCTGACGTCCCTCCCCAGCCAAGCACCTCCCGTGCAGAGAAGAATCTCCTTGACTTCAGCCTGATCTCCCTGGAGGACCAGGGGCTGGTGAAGGAGTGGATGAGTGGGAAACAAGGGGTTCAGGTGCCATCACTGCAGACCAGGCTGCCTTATCTGCctcctttcctctgcagcaTAAAAACCCTCTCAAAGCTCCttctgcagaaagcagctctggagaaaCAAGCAGCCTCTCTCCTGCCCTCTGAGGCCAGTGGGaatgggggcactggggatgTTTTCCATGCTATTGGAGAACTGGTGCAGCAGAAACTGGGTGATAACCCTGCTTACCTCCTGCTGAAAGCCAGATTCCTGTCAGCCTTCACACTCCCAGCTGTCCTGGCAACTCTGCCTCCTCCCAAAGTGACAACAACTCTGTCAGGCATCGGGAAACAACTTGAGGAGAGTGATGACGAGGAGTGGCAGAgtgagaaaaatgtgtttgaattAATAGGCCTACAGGAGCACTGGAGACTTGGGGATGAGCCTGGAGACAAAGATGCTGATTTACTAAATCAG GGCATGGGGGCCGAGGAGAGCCCTGCTCAGTCTGCCTGGGGCTCCTGCACTGATGTGGCTGATGCCAGAGCTCCCCAAAGCAGGAGAAGTGCCCGCttcaggaagaggaggaggatatGA